The genomic window TAACACATAAGTTATTGATATATTCTGCCATATAATAGGGACTTCTCTTAACGGAAGCTGTGCAACAATTATTTCCAAATCAGCTCCTTACCCACCTGAGCCTGATTGACAAGTATCTCCATATGTATGAAAGCAAGTGTAACTGAAAGCAAGTGTGGACCCACTGTACCACTGTTTCCATTAATTTCAGGGGTTGAAACTAACTTGATGGTTATAGATATTTTACCAGAAGGAAGAATAACACATTTTCCATTAACGTTCACATGTTATAACTATCCCACATGTTGAAGAAGCAGCTccaactatgtactgtatgttgatTTTCCTGTCTCAGACAATTAAGAAGAATCTACAAGCTTGAAGCCAATGAATAAAGAAGAAAAGACCCAACCCCATACTTTCCATATTCGACTATTAGATAATGTATAAGCAAGTTAAAATATTTTTCCGAAAGTGGTAAAGACCTCAGAACACAAACACACAGTGGGACAGATTATTAGTCTTTAGACCTAGGGATAAAGGTCATCTGCTTTTAATAATGGCTTCAAAGAGGGGACTGTCGAGGACGTCacatatttagtgaagccataacaatatggcgctgacattctaaacacgtagagatgttacattccttaaagttTATGTAATTAACAATAGTGCTATGTAAGCAATtccttttgtacctcagccaatgaagtactgaggcaagccttagtagaagaacccctccccccaggatatataaactggctgtcatctttgaataaaggagatccaccttaaccatcagtgtgtcagggtgtttgattttCAGCGTGCactgggccacaccagggagaggAGTCTAAGTGCCCCCTAGGTCTTAACCCTTTATTCTTCTCTAGGAGGCAGAAGCTGGACTTCTATGGCTAGAGGGCACCAGGTCACTCCACAAGTATGGTTTTTGTGAGAGCAGAAACTGTTATCCAAGGACCAGTGTCAGTGCAAGGCACTGGTGAGCTTGCGTAGTGCCAGGAATGAGATAGAAATTGTGGCCAGACAGGTGAAGGATTAGAGCAAGTGGCTTCAAGACAAATCAGGCAATCTGAGTTGGCAACAGGAGAGGCAAACGGTACAGACGAGGATCAGATAGAAAACAAACTGAGTAACAGGTAAGAATAAGTATACAGACATTGAAAGACCGAAGCAGGACCATGTCCAGCATGGAGAGCAGTTGAGGAGTGGACAGGGCTATGGTACTGTGATGGACCCAGATGGCGACATTACAGTGTGTAGAAGAAAAGACCTGTCAATTATATCTAACCACCCATGACTGGGATTGCTTGACATATCTCTCTATATTTGCACAGGGAAAGACCTGACAATTATTTTAAAGTCCAAAGTCCAAGTTCAAATTCATTTTGTCCATGAAACATGGTTCAACATCCAAGTAACTTGGATAATTGCATAGTACAAGAAAGGTGAAACCTCAACCCAACATAGGTGGACCCTTCTCAAACCTAATAAAAATGTGCTGACATCAGCTATTTAATCATGGTGGAAGAGCCATTTACAGTATTTTAGCTCTTTCAAGCATTAATGTTGCTAACCTGAACCCAGTCCACGAGCTTGATGGTACTCGCCTCTTCCCGGTACTCCTGGGGCAGGGGTTAGTGCTTATCATTTTACAGCCTAACACAAAGCCCCTGCTTACCAATGGATGTCaacacctacaaaaaaaaaaaaaaaaaaaaaaaaaacaagaaccaCCCATGGAACATTTAAAATTAATAGGAAAAAGCAGAACATGCATGATCCCTGTAGGGGAGTGCCAGAATCTGATTTCCCTTTTTGTCAAAGAAACCCTGTGACATTAAGTTGTAGTACTGTAGGTAAGTTAGCAATGAGTAAATGGTCACAGCATACCTTGCTTAGTGGCACAGATTCCTTGGGACTTAACAGTAAACTAGGGATGCATCAAACACCCCTAACTTATTGTCCCTACTCCATTATCCATGGGGCCTTACGCTAATAGCATAAGGCCCCCATGGAAATTACACAAAGGAGCATGGATCCCCAAATATCCTGGCTCTATGGGACTATGTTAATAATGTAGTGCATTTTACAAAATATATTACCCCACTACAAAGACAAATACCCAATACCCACAAATATACGTATTCCATTGATTGTCCTAACATTTGGTAGATCCCAATTAGAAAAGTCAGAAATGCATGACTATTATGTGTCACCATCCATTAATATTACATAGTCACAGATGCCATATACCTATAAACAATCCATGGAAACACCACAACACCACAATTTTAGGACGTATCTGTGTAAATCTCTAGTAAGACCATTTATTAACCTTAAATGAACAGTTTATCTATTAACAATCATTAGTATGGCTACATATTGCATATTGGTATCCAATATTCATATTGGCTTATTAATAGTAAGAATAGACAGTGACCAATTTTGTGCTTTCCAATGTACGTTTTGGTACATCATCAGGGAGGTACTGTTTGCTAACATGCCTCCTTCCAGACTTCCAGATGGTGGTGCACACGCAGGAGTAACCTAAGTACCCAACTCCCTGCATTCTGGCATTCTGACACAGGTACTCACCACAGAGATAAATGCCAGTCATGTGCACTGTGCTGATGGCTGCCGGGCTGGGAGGCATCTAGTATACATTTCTCCATCCCCCATGTACACATGGAAGTCTAGTATGCATACATTACTAATGACCCATCTGACTATTTTAaagctacagtcatggccaaaagttttgagaatgatacaaatataaatgtttacaaagtctactgctttagtttttaaaatgacaatttgcatatactccagaatgttatacagagtgatcagcttaacagcaattacttgcaaagtcaatatttgcctagaaaatgaactttatcccccaaaacacatttcaccatcattgcagccctgccttacaaggagcagctaacattgtttcagtgattgctccattaacacaggtgtgggtgtagATGAgggcagggctggagatcaatctgtcaagATTAAGTAAGAacgacaccactggacactttaaaaggaggctggtgcttggcatcattgtttctcttctgttaaccgtggttatctctaaagaaacacgtgcagtcatcattgcactgcacaaaaatggcctaacagggaagagtatcgcagctagaaagattgctcctcagtcaacaatctatcacatcatcagaaacttcaaggagagaggttccattgttgccaaaaggcttcagggcgcccaagaaagaccagcaagcaccaggaccgtctcttaaaaatgTTTAAGCtgtgggatggggctaccagcagtgcagagcttgctcaggaatggcagcaggcaggtgtgagggcatctgcactgtgcactgtgagactgcggagactcttggagcaaggcctggtctcaaggagggcagcaaagaagccacttctctccagaaaaaaacattagGGACAGActtatattctgcaaaaggtccagggagtggactgctgaggactgggggaaagtcattgtctctgatgaatcccctttgcgattgtttgggacatctggaaaacagcttattgggagaagacgaggtgagcgctaccaccagtcttgtctcatgccaactgtaaagcatcctgaaaccattcatgtgtggggttgcttctcagccaagggaatcggctctctcacagtcttgcctaaaaacacagccatgaataaagaatagtaccagaatgtcctccaagagcaacttctcccaaccgtccaagagcagtttggcgatcaacaaacTTGCAaaccagcatgatggagcaccttgccataaagcaaaggtgataactaaatggctcagggaacaaaacatagagattttggatccatggcctggaaactccccagatcttaatcccattgagaacttgtggtcaatcatcaagagacgggtggacaaacaaaaaccaacaaatactGACAAAATGCaaacattgattgtgcaagaatggacggctatcagtcaggatttggtccagaagttgtattgagagcagccggggagaattgcagaggtcctgaagaagaagtcGCAAcaatgcaaatattgacttgctgcatttactcattctgtcaatataagcttttgttactcataatatgtttgcagttatatttctgtatgtgataaaaacatctgacaaacacacataaaaaccagagggcagcagatcatgtgaaagtatatttgtgtcattctcaaactTTTGAGAATGACTGTACTATTTCTTGACACCATTTCATTCTACTTCAAGAGTCTTTTTccactaaaaaaattaaaatatttcatTAAAGAAGCCTGAatctctctgtttctcaaactgtAGATAACAGGGTTCAGCAGGGGGGTTAGTACGATGTAGATGAGGGAAATAAACTTGTTAATAGTCAGTGAGTGTCCTCTGTACGGGACCATGTAGATGATGAGCATAGACCCGTAATAGGTGGAAACAACCACCAGGTgagagctacaggtggagaaggtttTCTGCCGGCCCGATGTGGAGGAGATCCCAAAGATGGTGATAAAGATGGAAACATATGATATGATTATAAATAAGAAAGGTGACAAAAATATGAGAACAGAGAGGATAGGCATTTCAACCCCCACGGTGGTTATATCAGAGCAAGAAAGCTCTAAGAGTGGAGCAAAGTCACAGAAGAAATGGTCAATCACATTCGGCCCACAGAAGTCCAACTCAAATACCAAAAAAAATGTGATGATTGCTAAATTAAAGCTGAGAGCCCAGGAGGAGATGACCAGGCCGTATCTAAGCTTCACACTCATCATTGCCGTATAATGTAACGGTTTACAGATGGCCAAGTAGCGGTCATAGGACATGGCGGTCAGCAAGAAACACTCCGTACAGATTGTTCCACCATAAAGGTAAAATTGAGTGAAACACTCAACAAAAGGTGTGAGACTTCCTCCCCGCACAATCACTTCCAGCATCTTAGGAACAATATTTGATACAAGAATTACGTCTGATAAAGCCAAATGTCCAAGGAAGAAATACATAGGAGAGTGGAGACGTCGGCTTGTGGACACCAGGAGAATGATCAAGAGGTTCTCACATATAGTCACACAATACATGGCAAGAACAATAGAGAAGAAAGACAACTTGTAATCATTCAGGGCTGGGAATCCCAGGATAAGGAACTCGGAGACGGAGGTGGAGTTGACTGCATGGATCTTCTTCATCCCTAGTTCTCCTGAATAGTTGTTTTCTACAGTATTGTGATAAAATTACGGACCTGACCGATGATGACAAAAAAGTCTTAGACTCTATACAAAGCAGTTTTTgagaccaatgatttttggtttgTATTTATAGAAATGTAATGTTCATCTTCATAGCACCGGATgacaaatatttttcattttcatattcTACTATTATAAAAGGATAAAGTCTTATTGAGGCAGCACACCGATTTCTTCTGAAAGCAAAAAGGATCTACGATCTCTTGTCTTGTATATATCTAAATCTTACATTCCCAAAAGGCCCCTACGAGAGAGATAATAACATagaagatttttttgtttgttttgctatAGACTCCCAAGAAATCTACAATTAGACACATTAATAAGTCTCAGGGAAGATGCCTAATAGTGTATTCTCCGAATCTCTTAATTTATTCTATTGGATAAAAAATATAGGTGAGAAGAGAAAACAATGTTCGTTCTTTTAAGTCTATAcaaccaattgtactttacaattgtAGCCAACCAAAAATGTTTACAGCATATAATgatcatcctggaaccaattaacccCATAACGCCCATGATGTACTTCGTACGCCATGGCGGCACAAGGGGGGTTGCGCCGGGaggcacatccctggtgtctagtgggtcagatCTCCCACCACAATGCAATAGCAGAGGGAAGATccactcttctttttttttttttcaattcactttttattttatttttttagcattaTATAACATCACATAGAGACAAGTGAAAATGTCCATGAGTAGCGAAATAACAAAGATGCCTTGGCATCAGGATGCACATGGGATAAAGGTAGTCATATTCAAAAAGTCATAACATATTGTACAAGATAACAATAGCATTAAAGAacaaataggggggggggggggatttgcacTCATGGGTATCCAAAGAGAGGTTTGGTAAGGCAAGGGAGGCACTTCGCTGTCTCATCAAGCGAGGGCACTCCATGATAGTAGGATACTGAggatgagtggggggggggggggagcacacgataggagaggaggggggggggagggggggggggtagagcaaGAAAGCTGAATGggtatctgtatgtgtgtgtgtgtgtgtggggggggtaggtAAAGATTAGTATACGATGATGGATTATTTCTGATTATGCATCAGGTATCTCAACGTCAACTTAGGCATCAACATCAGGGGGGTGATTGGGGTGAGGGACTTACCGGGGGAGTGGTTGAGTGGGGTAGCCAAGAGAGATAGTACTGCGAACTCAACCACGGCCTCCAGGTCTTCAGAAAAGTGTCATGGGTTCTATTGGCCCAGCTTGAGAGCTCCTCAAATCGACAGATTTGGTTTACCTTGGAAGTCCATTCCGAGAAGGACGGAGGGGAAGTTGATTTCCACTTAAGTGGGATGAGTGATTTTGCTGCAGACACAAGGTGTGAGATTAAATTGTGTCTGGACGGCGTATAGAGTGGAGTCGGCTTCCCCAGGATGACCAGCTCGACTGTAATGTCCAGTTTAAATGAAGCGATTGTATTGATTGCAAGATCTATTTGTTTCCAGTAGGAGGCTAGTGACGGGCAGTGCCACCAAATGTGAGAGAGGGAACCTCTGTGGGACAGGCATCTCCAGCATTGGTCAGTTGGTGAGAGTTTGTAGGCGTATAACCACTCCGGGGTTTTGTACCACCTAGATAGCAATTTGTAATGATTTTCCTGCAGCAGCACACATCGCGAGTAGCCATGTGAATGTCTGAGGATGGTGTTGACCTCTGAGTCCGTTAGAGTCAGCTGCAGCTCTTTCTCCCATGAGCGGATAAAACCCGGAATGAGCGGGTTAGAGCGTTCTATGAGAAATCGGTATAAAGAGGAGACCGATCTTGACTTAGGAGAGGGGCTTCTACAGATTTTCTCAAAGACTGTCAATGTGTTTGGTAGAGGACGTTCCCTAAGGAGCGTAGAGAAGGCTTGTGTGATATGTGCTTTATGTAGGAATGTCAGGTTGCAAGGATGCAAAATGTCCCAGAGGAGTGTCTCTCTAAGGGTCGAGTCAGTGGTGATCACTTCGTCAAGAGAGGAGTGAGCTAGTTTGTCCCAGATAGTAGGAAATGTGGGTTTAGGCTGTCCAATAAGTTTTGGTATCAGGGCTGCTGGCATGATAGGTGAGGGAGAGCCGATTAGAGAGGGAGATAAGGACCTCCAGACTGCTAGTGTACCCGGGAAGATCCACTCTTCTGCCTGGATTGGGCCTCAGCGtcgaaatgacgctgatcctggctcggcaatacattggtCTTGGCTCCAGCAGCCCAAAGCATTGTAtgactgatctcactgatcagtgctgaatgttaagtgtaaaaaataaaataacaatgttcaatcaataaaaaaatcccctcccataataaaagttcaaattacccccttttcctattttataaataaaaataaataaataaattactagttgagaagtatttattgctgcactgtggttctGGCTTATCACTagtagagaagtatttattggtgcactgtggtcTGGCTTATCACTagtagagaagtatttattgctgcactgtggttctGGCTTATCACTagtagagaagtatttattggtgcactgtggtcTGGATTATCACTagtagagaagtatttattggtgcactgtggtcTGGCTTATCACTAGTAGaggagtatttattggtgcactgtggttCTGGCGTATCACTAGTAGaggagtatttattggtgcactgtggtcCTGGCGTATCACTAGTAGaggagtatttattggtgcactgtggtcTGGCTTATCACTAGTAGaggagtatttattggtgcactgtggttCTGGCGTATCACTagtagagaagtatttattggtgcactgtggtcTGGCTTATCACTAGTAGaggagtatttattggtgcactgtggttCTGGCTTATCACTAGTTgagaagtatttattggtgcactgtggttCTGGCTTATCACTagtagagaagtatttattgctgcactgtggttctGGCTTATCACTagtagagaagtatttattggtgcactgtggctCTGGCATATCACTAGTtgagaagtatttattgctgcactgtggtccTGGCGTATCACTAGTGgagaagtatttattggtgcactgtggctCTGGCATATCACTAGTtgagaagtatttattgctgcactgtggttctGGCTTATCACTAgtggagaagtatttattgctgcactgtggctCTGGCTTATCACTagtagagaagtatttattgctgcactgtggttctGGCTTATCACTagtagagaagtatttattggtgcactgtggtcTGGCGTATCACTAGTtgagaagtatttattgctgcactgtggttctGGCTTATCACTagtagagaagtatttattgctgcactgtggttctGGCTTATCACTagtagagaagtatttattggtgcactgtggtcTGGCGTATCACTAGTtgagaagtatttattgctgcactgtggttctGGCGTATCACTagtagagaagtatttattggtgcactgtggtcCTGGCGTATCACTagtagagaagtatttattgctgcactgtggtctGGCTTATCACTagtagagaagtatttattggtgcactgtggttCTGGCGTATCAATagtagagaagtatttattgctgcactgtggttctGGCTTATCACTagtagagaagtatttattggtgcactgtggtcCTGGCGTATCACTAGTTGAGAAGTATTTATTGCTTAGATAAACTAAAGGATATTATGTGCACCATGTGGCAGCATTTGTAGCTGTATGTGTTTTATGGTGGTTCTCCATCATCAACATGAATTAGGAGGTGGGGCTCAGGAACAGAAACTGTTTGAGAAGCCCCGATGTAAGGTGTTTATAAGGAGGTCTGTCTTCCTGAAGGATATTGACTCTTTAGGTGTCTGAAAGTTGCCTCTTAGTGCCATATTGCCAGTAGGTAGACATGTTTAACGCTCCCTACAGCCATGCAGCTCATTGTGGAAGAATATTtctacatttatttattaataataattactcAGTAGAACATAGAACAGAATtacattggtaaaaaaaaattcactcaaAACTATTTATTATGGGGGCATAATTCCAGAATATTGTGGGGACATGGTTCCTGATTATTATAGGGGCACAGTTCCAGATTATTATGATATCATAGTTCCAGATTATTATGGGGGCATGGTTCTAGATTATTATGAAGGCATGGTTCCAGAATATTATGGGGGCATGGTTCCAGATTATTAAGGGGGCATAGTCCAGATTATTATGGGGGCATGGTTCCAGATTATTAAGGGGGCATAGTCCAGATTAATATGGGGGCATGGTTCCAGAGTATTATGATAGCATAGTTCCAGATTATTATGGGGGCATAGTTCTAGATTATTATGGGGGCATGGTTCCAGATTATTATGATAGCATAGTTCCAGATTATTATGGGGGCATGGTTCCAGATTATTATGGGGGCATAGTTTCAGGTTATTATGGGGGCATAGTTCCAGATTATTATGGGGGCATAGTTTCAGGTTATTATGGGGGCATAGTTCCAGATTATTATGGGGGCCTAGTTTCAGATTTTTATGGGGGCATG from Dendropsophus ebraccatus isolate aDenEbr1 chromosome 1, aDenEbr1.pat, whole genome shotgun sequence includes these protein-coding regions:
- the LOC138786193 gene encoding olfactory receptor 6B1-like — protein: MKKIHAVNSTSVSEFLILGFPALNDYKLSFFSIVLAMYCVTICENLLIILLVSTSRRLHSPMYFFLGHLALSDVILVSNIVPKMLEVIVRGGSLTPFVECFTQFYLYGGTICTECFLLTAMSYDRYLAICKPLHYTAMMSVKLRYGLVISSWALSFNLAIITFFLVFELDFCGPNVIDHFFCDFAPLLELSCSDITTVGVEMPILSVLIFLSPFLFIIISYVSIFITIFGISSTSGRQKTFSTCSSHLVVVSTYYGSMLIIYMVPYRGHSLTINKFISLIYIVLTPLLNPVIYSLRNREIQASLMKYFNFFSGKRLLK